The Bacillus vallismortis genome window below encodes:
- a CDS encoding SDR family oxidoreductase, which translates to MRRLENKTAVITGAATGIGQATAEVFANEGARVMIGDINEDQMIETVEAIRKNGGQADAFHLDVSDENSVKAFADQIKDACGNIDILFNNAGVDQEGGKVHEYPVDLFDRIIAVDLRGTFLCSKYLIPLMLENGGSIINTSSMSGRAADLDRSGYNAAKGGITNLTRAMAIDYARDGIRVNSISPGTIETPLIDKLAGTKEQEMGETFREANKWITPLGRLGKPKEMATVALFLASDDSSYVTGEDITADGGIMAYTWPGKMLIDEKWKEETK; encoded by the coding sequence ATGAGAAGACTTGAAAACAAAACCGCAGTCATCACAGGCGCAGCGACAGGCATTGGGCAAGCGACGGCAGAGGTTTTTGCCAATGAAGGCGCGCGTGTGATGATCGGAGACATTAATGAAGACCAAATGATAGAAACCGTTGAAGCGATTAGAAAAAACGGAGGACAGGCGGACGCCTTTCACCTCGATGTGTCAGATGAAAACAGTGTGAAAGCATTTGCGGATCAAATCAAGGATGCTTGCGGTAACATTGATATTCTGTTTAATAACGCCGGGGTTGATCAGGAGGGCGGAAAAGTGCACGAATATCCCGTTGACCTGTTTGACCGCATTATCGCCGTCGACCTGCGCGGCACGTTTCTTTGCAGCAAATACTTGATTCCGCTCATGCTCGAAAACGGAGGCTCCATCATCAACACCTCCTCCATGTCAGGCCGGGCCGCGGACCTCGATCGCTCCGGCTACAACGCCGCAAAAGGCGGAATCACCAATCTGACAAGAGCGATGGCGATTGATTACGCAAGAGACGGCATCCGCGTCAATTCCATTTCACCGGGCACGATCGAAACGCCGCTGATTGACAAATTAGCAGGTACCAAGGAACAGGAAATGGGCGAAACATTCCGTGAAGCCAACAAGTGGATCACGCCGCTCGGACGCCTCGGTAAGCCGAAGGAAATGGCAACAGTGGCGCTGTTCCTCGCCTCAGACGACAGCTCATACGTCACAGGAGAAGATATCACCGCAGACGGCGGCATTATGGCTTATACATGGCCTGGGAAGATGTTGATTGATGAGAAGTGGAAGGAAGAAACGAAATAA
- the htpG gene encoding molecular chaperone HtpG: MAKKEFKAESKRLLDMMINSIYTQKEIFLRELISNSSDAIDKIYYKALTDDALTFDKDSYYIKVAADKSARTLTISDTGIGMTKDELEQHLGTIAKSGSLAFKKENEQKDGHDIIGQFGVGFYAAFMVADVVTVISKALGSEEAYKWESAGADGYTIEPCEKDAIGTDIILTIKENTEDDSYDEFLEEYRLKAIIKKYSDFIRYPIKMDTTINKPKEDSENEFEEVQEEQTVNSMVPIWRKNKSELTDEDYEKFYAEKHYGFDKPLSHVHISVDGAVRYNAILFIPENMPFDYYSKEYEKGLELYSNGVLIMNKCADLLPDHFSFVKGMVDSEDLSLNISREMLQHDRQLKLIAKNISKKIKSELQSLLKKDREKYETFYKSFGRQLKFGVYNDYGANKDQLKDLLLFYSSKEKKLVSLDEYVSRMPEEQKYIYYATGDSYDRIEKLPQTEMVADKGYEILYFTEDIDEFAIKMLTSYQEKEFKSVSSGDLGIDTDEDQKQSEEEESKYKDLFEEMKNILSDKVKNVKISKRLKSHPVCLAADGEVTIEMEKILNAMPDSQNVQAEKVLEINPNHEVFNTLQDAFEQDKEKLSLYTNLLYNQALLIEGLPIQDPVEFTNNMCKVMV, encoded by the coding sequence ATGGCTAAAAAAGAATTTAAAGCAGAGTCCAAACGCCTGCTGGATATGATGATTAACTCGATTTACACCCAAAAAGAAATTTTCCTTCGTGAGTTAATCTCCAATTCAAGTGACGCGATTGACAAGATCTATTACAAAGCGCTGACGGACGATGCGCTTACGTTTGATAAAGACAGTTATTACATAAAGGTCGCGGCTGACAAAAGCGCTAGAACATTAACGATCTCTGATACGGGGATCGGGATGACAAAGGACGAGCTTGAGCAGCATCTCGGCACAATTGCAAAAAGCGGTTCCCTCGCGTTTAAAAAGGAAAACGAGCAGAAGGACGGACATGACATCATCGGCCAATTCGGTGTCGGATTTTACGCGGCGTTTATGGTTGCCGATGTCGTGACGGTCATCAGTAAGGCGCTCGGCAGCGAAGAGGCGTATAAATGGGAGTCTGCGGGCGCAGATGGCTATACGATTGAGCCGTGTGAAAAGGATGCTATCGGTACAGACATTATTCTGACAATCAAAGAGAACACAGAAGATGACAGCTATGACGAATTCTTAGAAGAATATCGTTTAAAAGCGATCATCAAAAAGTACTCCGACTTCATTCGCTACCCGATCAAAATGGATACTACCATTAATAAGCCGAAGGAAGACAGCGAGAATGAATTTGAAGAGGTGCAGGAAGAACAGACGGTCAACAGTATGGTGCCGATCTGGAGAAAAAACAAAAGCGAGCTGACAGATGAGGACTATGAAAAGTTCTATGCTGAAAAGCATTACGGATTTGATAAACCGCTCTCACACGTTCATATCAGTGTGGATGGCGCCGTACGCTACAACGCGATTCTATTTATTCCTGAAAACATGCCGTTCGACTATTATTCCAAAGAATATGAGAAAGGCTTGGAACTGTATTCAAATGGCGTTCTGATCATGAACAAATGCGCGGATCTGCTTCCGGACCACTTCAGCTTCGTGAAGGGGATGGTCGATTCTGAGGATCTGTCACTGAACATTTCCAGGGAAATGCTGCAGCATGACCGTCAGCTGAAGCTGATCGCGAAAAACATCAGCAAGAAAATCAAAAGCGAGCTGCAAAGCCTGCTGAAAAAAGACAGAGAGAAATACGAGACGTTCTACAAGTCGTTCGGCAGACAGCTGAAATTCGGCGTGTACAATGATTATGGCGCGAATAAGGATCAATTGAAGGACCTCTTATTATTCTACTCTTCGAAAGAGAAAAAATTGGTCAGCCTAGATGAGTACGTATCGAGAATGCCTGAGGAGCAGAAATATATTTATTACGCGACAGGTGATTCATACGATCGCATTGAGAAACTGCCGCAAACGGAAATGGTAGCGGACAAAGGCTATGAAATTCTCTACTTCACAGAGGACATTGATGAGTTTGCGATTAAAATGCTGACATCTTATCAGGAAAAAGAATTTAAATCCGTATCAAGCGGAGACCTTGGCATAGACACGGATGAGGATCAAAAGCAGTCAGAGGAAGAGGAAAGCAAGTATAAGGATCTGTTTGAGGAAATGAAAAACATTTTGTCAGATAAAGTGAAAAACGTCAAAATCTCAAAACGACTCAAATCACATCCGGTCTGCCTTGCTGCTGACGGCGAAGTCACGATTGAGATGGAAAAAATCTTAAACGCGATGCCGGACAGCCAAAATGTACAGGCGGAAAAAGTGCTGGAAATCAACCCGAATCACGAGGTATTCAATACGCTGCAGGATGCATTTGAACAGGATAAAGAGAAATTGAGCCTGTACACAAATCTCCTGTACAATCAGGCGCTTCTCATCGAAGGCCTGCCGATTCAGGACCCTGTGGAATTTACGAACAATATGTGCAAGGTTATGGTGTAA